CCGCTTCTGGGTGCCCAGCGTAAACCCCTTGCCGGTCAATCCACCGCTGCCGATGGCAACCTTCGACTGGACGAGGTGGTAACCCGCCTGCTGCGGGTCGAGGCCAGGATCGAGAAACACCAGCACCCGGTTCTGCTGGTAGGGTGCCAGGGAGTCCCAGAGGAGCCGGGCGACCGTGCCCACGGCCAGATTGAACACGAGCACCGCCACGTACTCGAAGGTGTAGAGGCGGGAGCGGCGCAGATAGAGAATCCCGATCAGCGCCACCATGTACGCCGAGAACAGCCAGGTGTTGAAGGAGACGACCAGCGCGATGGCGGGACTCACCAGCAGGAACAGATAGGTCAGCGGTATTCCCGACCAGAAGAGCACCGCCATCAGGATGCCCACGAAGGCCATCGCGGTGCCCAGATCCGGCTGTAGCAGCACCAGGACGAGAGGGAGCCCCACCAGCGCGCACGGCCCGATGACATCGGTCAGCTGCCACGATCGCCGGGAACCAGGTCCGGGCGCTTCCAGCCGTGAGGCCATGAGGCGCGACAGCGCCAGGATGGTTGCAATCTTGGCGACTTCCGCCGGCTGGAACTGAAAGCCGCCGAACTGCAGGAAGCTGGTCACCCCGGCCGCGGTGCCACGGCCGGTACCAACGACCAGTGTGACGGCCAGCAACACTACCGCCAGCACATAGGCGGGCACCGAAGCCCACTCGATCCAGTTGCTCGAGATCCGGCTGATGACGGTGAAGGCCGTCAGCCCGAATGCGAACCATACCAGCTGCCGGATCCACACGCCTTCGACGACCGGGCTGGGCACGTTCAGCTGGCCGGTCGAATAGATCATCGCCACGCCGAAGGCGGAGAGCGCGAGCAGGGCGAGGATGAGGCCGCTGTCGAGTGCCCACCGCGAGAACAGGGCCTTCATCGGGCAGGCTCCACGGCGTCGGAGGGAGTCACCAGATTGCCCACGGAGCAGGCGTGCCCGTCAGGAGGTGTTCGCCAAGCGTCTGTATGGTGTCGGTGGGGATGCCGTAGCGCTTGCGCAGGAAGTAGTCCGCGGACTTGGCGGCGAGCGGCGCGGCCACGATGGATCCGCTTTCTCCGAGCTCCACAAGCACCACCACGACGATCTCGGGCGGTGCGTCCCGGGGGCCCGCCATCGCCGCGAACCACGCGTGGCTGCGATCCGGATCCTGTGCGTTCTGGGCGGTGCCCGATTTGCCCAGGAGTGCCCAGTGCTCGACCGACGACATGTACGCAGTGCCGCCCGGCATGAAGACCCGCCTGAGCCCTTCCATCAGAATCTCGCCGTGCTCCGGTGAAATCCCGATGTCCCAGGTGTCGCCCGCCTCTTCCCCCTGCAGGATGCGTGGCGCCGGAGCCTGCCCGCCCCGGGCCATGGCGAGGTAGAACTGGGCGATCCCAAGCGGTGTCTGGTCGTTGGGGCCCTGCCCGATCGCGAGCGACAATACCTCCGTTTCCTGCGCGCGATACCCGAACCGCTCCTCCCAGAAGCCGAGATCGCTCGGAAACACCCCCGGCGATTCGCGGGGCAGGTCGATGCCGCACTGCCGCGCGAAGCCCATTTGGTTCGCGTTGGCCAGAAGACGCTCGAGCCCGATCCTGAGGCCCAACTGGTAGAAGTACACGTTGCACGAGTGCTGGATCGCCTCCACGAGATCGAGAGACCCGTGACCGGCTTCGTTCCAGCAGCGGAACAGGCGGTTGCCTACGAACATCGCTCCCGTGCACCCCCGCGACATGTGTTCGTGCGCCTCCACCAGGCCGAGCTGCAGACCGATGGCCGCGACCGCGAGCTTCCACGTGGATCCGGGGGCGTAGCGTCCCACGACTGCGCGATTGAAGAGCGGCTGGTCCGGGTCGCTGTTGAGGGACGCCCACTCGTCGGGCTCGATCCCACCCACGAAGCTGTTGGGATCGAAGGTCGGGGCCGAATACAGCGCGAGCACGCCACCGTCTTCGACATTCAGCGCCACTACCGCGCCGCGCATGGAGTCGGGGAAGATGTGATGGATCCACTCCATCAGATCAAGGTCGAGATTCAGTTGCATGTCCACCCCGGGCTCGGGCGCCTGCACGACCTGCCCGAACGGAGAGCTCACGACCCGGCCCAGCGCGTCCACCTCCGAATAGCGCAGGCCCCGCTTCCCCTGAAGGCGGGCTTCATACTGCCGCTCTACACCCTCCTTGCCCACCGTCATCCCGCTCGAGTACTCCGAATACAGTTCCTGCTCCAATTCCTCCGCCGTCACTTCGCCTACATACCCCATGAGGTGGGAGACCGCGCGCGCAGCCTGGTACTGGCGCTTCGGATCCATCCGCACCACCACGTTCGGCAGTTCCGCGCGGTGCTCCTCGAGCGTGGAGACGAGATCGAAATCGGCGTCGCCGTCCACCAGGAGCGGCTGATAGGGTTCGCGGCGGGCGCGTTCGAGCAGCAGTTCGATCCTCGCATCGTCCAGATCGACATACGATTGCAGGCGCTCGAGCGTGGTCTCCATGACCCCGGAAGCAGAGGAAGGGAACACGTGCAGCGAATAGCCCGGGACGCTGCTCGCGACGACCCGCCCGCTACGATCGAAGACGGCGCCACGGGGAGCTTCAATGGGAAACGGCCGCAGCCGGTTCGACTCCGAGCGAAGCTCGTATGTGTTGGCCTCGAGCACCTGGAGGCGGAAGAAGGCGACGGTGAGGACCGCGAAGAGCGCTATGAGGCCGACGACGGCGATGCGGGCGCGCTGCGACGCCTCCGGACCGGGAACCTGGAACTGATTCATGACTCGCCCTCGCTGAAGGGACCGATGAGCTTCACGACGAGCACGCCCACCAGGGCGGCATAGAGCGCGGCCGGAGCCGCAGTGAGAATCATCGGTTCGATGAACCCGCTCGTGACGCCGGCGGCCTGCTGCAGGATCCAGTGGATGAAGTCACGCAGCCACTTGCCGGTGACGAAATAGATGATGTGAAAGGAAAGCGAGGTGGTGGGTACGAAGAATGCCCTGGTCTGCACGCCCAGAATGCCCACCACGGTCATCGCCACGGTGTTCGCGCCAAAAGCTACCAGCGCGAACGCGTCTTCCAGCATGCCCAGGGCGAAGCCGACGCATGCCGCGGTCCCGAAACGGACCCTGCGAACGTGGAACAGGAGCGCGACGGTCAGGAGATCGGGAGCTGCGGCACCCATCCCCAGGCCGAGCCTCAGAACGAAGTGGAAGAAGACCAGAATCAGGGTGACTGCAACGACCACGCCCGGCCCGATTCCCAGCCGCGGGGAGCCGGGGAGCGGACGGTCAACCACGGCCATCGGCACCGGGCGCGCCACCGGGCCCGGCTTGTCGAGCGGAGTCCGGGATCGGCGACGTTGCTCGCGGGAACAGGCGTGACAGGTCCGCTTCCTCCCCCGGTCCGGCCGTGTCGGCAATGCCGACCAGCGCGTGCGTGACGGAGGCCGGATGCACCGTCGGGTACACCCAGTAGCTCCGGTGCCATCCTTCCTCGACGTCGGCCAATCCGCCGATCCGGCCCACGGGCACGCCGCGCGGATAGACACCGCCACGGCCGCTGGTAACCATCAGCGTGCCGTCCTCCAGGACGTTGAAGTACGGGATGCCGGTCAGAATGAGCCGCTCGGCTTCCCCGAACGTGGCCGGTTCCGGGCCGACAATGCCATAGAGCTCACCGTCCTCCGACATGACGGAGGCCCGGAAGTCCGGGTGCGACCAGTCCATGCCGATCGAAAGCGAGGGGTGGGCTTCGAGAACCCTGCCGGCGAGCCCATCGGCCGTAATGATCGGGGACAACCCATGGACGCCCTGCTCATGGCCGAGGTCGAGCACGACCGTGCTCTGAGAACCCAGGTTCCCCGGGCGATGCACGCTCACCGCGCGATACGACCGCTCCACCAGCGGCGCCAGTCCGATCAGGACTCGAAGGCGTCGGTTCTCCTCTATCGCCGGCGCATTGTTGGCAACCCAGGCGCGCAGGGAGTCCACCTGCGCGCGGAGCATGTCCGCTTCGCGGCTCATCGACCGGGCCGCGGACAGTGCGCTGCGTATGTCCACGAACGGGCGCAGCAGGGTCAGGCGAATGCCGGACGCGATATTCTGCTGGGGCCCCGTGGGAATCAGGTAGAAGAACAGGCCGGCCAGCAGGCAGGCGGCCGCCAGAAGGAACTGCGTCCGCAGTCCGTTACCGCCGGCGCCGCCGTATTCGCGCATCAACCCCACCCGTCGGGCTCAAGGCCTGCCCTGCCGCCTCGACCGCTCCGCGAGCTGGTCGACGATCAGCGGTCAAGCCGTCAGGATCTTACGAAACGTGTGCAGATCCTCCAGAATCCGGCCCGCCCCGCGCACAACGCAGGTCAGAGGATCTTCGTCAACATGCACGGTCAGGTTGGTCTCGAATGTGATCAGCTGGTCAAGGCCCTGAATCATCGCGCCACCACCGGTCATCAGGAGGCCCCTGTCCACGATGTCCGCGGAGAGCTCCGGGGGCGTCGACTCGAGCGCGCGGCGCACGGCGTCCACGATGGACCTGATGGGCTCCTGAATCCACTCCCGAACCTCCGAAGAGCCGATACGGATCATCTTGGGCATTCCGCTGACGAGATCGCGACCCTTGACGTCCATCTCCTGTTCCTCGCCGGTGTCGAAGGCGGAGCCGATCTGGATCTTGATCATTTCGGCGGTGGATTCTCCGATGAGCAGCTTGTAGTGCCTGCGCATGGAGTCTTCGATCGCATGATCGATCTTGTCGCCGCCCACGCGGATCGAGGAGTTGGCGACGACGCCCGACAGGCAGATCACGGCGATCTCGGTGGTGCCGCCTCCGATGTCGATCACCATGTTCCCGGTCGGCGACTCGATGGGCAGGCCCATGCCCACCGCGGCCGCGACCGGCTCCACCACCATGTACACGGACTTCGCGCCCGCCATCAGTGCCGACGAGCGCACCGCGCGCCGCTCGAGCTCGGTAATGCCCGAAGGAACGCCCACGACCACACGGGGCTTCATCCGGAACATGCGCCGGGACGTGACCCGCTTGAGGAAGTGGCGCAACATCATCTCGGTGATGTCGACATCCGCGATCACGCCGTCCTTCAGAGGACGAATCGCCTCGATGTCCTCCGGCGTGCGTCCGAGCATGCGCTTGGCGTCCAGGCCTATCCCGAGGATCTTGCGCGAGGTCTTTTCCACGGCGACCACGCAGGGCTCGTTCACCACAACCCCCTCGCCCCGGACGTACACGAGCGTATTCGCGGTTCCCAGGTCCACTGCGATGTCGTGGACGGGAACGAGGCTGCGGCGCGGCTTGAACCAACTCGAAGAAAGCACTCTAAATCTGTTATTTACAATGGCTTGTTGAGATTCGCGCCCAAGGAGCAAGCAGGCTCCGGGCAGTCCCCGGGAAGTGCCCGCATCTTAAGTAGTGGCGTGGTCCGGAGCAAGATTGGGAGTCGGCCTCAAGGGGAGTACGAAGGGTGCCACCGGTCGACACGGTTCAGAGACAACTGCTGAGCGGCGTGGACCGCAGGCCGAACGCATCCGCCACCGCTCCGTGAACCACCTCGCCCCGAACCACGTTGAGACCACGGGCAAGGGCAGGATTGCGGCGACAGGCATCCCGCCAGCCCCCGCCCGCGAGCTCGAGGACATAGGGCAGCGTGGCGTTGGTCAGGGCCAGCGTGCTCGTCCGAGGTACGCTGCCCGGGATGTTGGTGACGCCGTAGTGGATCACGCCGTCGACCACGTAGGTGGGAGCTTCGTGCGTGGTCGGCCGAATGGTCTCTACGCACCCGCCCTGATCGACGGACACGTCCACGATCACCGACCCTGGGCGCATGGTCGCGAGATCCTCCTCGAACACCAGGAACGGCGTCCGCGCACCCGGCAGGAGCACCGCCCCGATGATCAGGTCCGAATCGCGCAACTGCTTGCGCACCGCGTAGCGCGTGGAGTAGAGGGCATGGACGCCCGCGGGCATCACATCCGCCAGATGACGGAGCCGGGGAAGCGACGTGTCCAGAATGGAGACGCGCGCTCCAAGCCCTGCCGCCACCTTCGCCGCCTGGGTGCCCACGACGCCGCCCCCCAGAATCAGCACCTTGCCGGGCATGACCCCGGGAACGCCCCCGATGAGGATTCCGCTGCCGCCGGAGGAGCGGGTCAGGTATCGGACACCCTCCTGCACGGCCATTCTTCCGGCCACCTCGCTCATCGGCGTAAGGAGGGGCAGCGCGCCCTTGTCGGTGGCCACCGTCTCGTATGCGATGGCCACGGTGCCGGACTCCATGACCGCCCGGGTGAGGGCTTCGGATGCGGCGAAGTGGAAATAGGTGAAGACGATCTGCCCCGCACGCATGTCGGGCCACTCTGCGGCGAGAGGCTCCTTCACCTTCAGTATCATCCCCGCGCGCGCCCACAGCTCAGCCGCGCTGTCGACCACTTCCGCGCCCGCGCGCTGGTAGAAATCGTCGGTAAATCCGCTGGCCAGCCCGGCGTCCTTCTCGATGAGCACCTGATGGCCGGCCTGGGTCAGGGCTTCGACGCCCGCCGGAACCAGCGCGACCCGGTATTCGTGTGTCTTGCGCTCGGCGGGAACTCCGATCAGCATGGCGTCCGCCGGGGCTTCAGGGTCCCAGACGCAGCAGGCACTGGCGGTCGGGATGAAAGAACTCGGCCGCGGATTCGGCGACCTCCGCTTCCGTCACGCGATCGATGCGTGACAGAAGTTCGTCCAGCGTGGTGAAAGGCTCCTGGTGAAGGGCGAAGCCCGCCAGCCGATACAACCGGGCGCCGGGGCTCTCCAGGGAGAGCATGATCTGCCCCTTGACCTGACTCTTGACCTGGACGAGGTGTTCGCGCGGAAGGCCTTCGCGCGCCAGGGTGGCCAGCTCTTCCCTGATGGCGTCGATGACCTGGCCGGCCCCGTCGTGACGGGTGCCCGCGTAGATGCCGGATATCCCCGCTCGGGAATAGAAGGACTGGAAGGTATACACCGAGTAGGCCAGGCCCAGTTCTTCGCGAATGCGCCGGAACAGCCGCGAACTCATGCCGCCCCCCATCGCCGCGGCGAGCAGCACCAGGGGGTATCGTCTGCGGTCGGCCCTGGGAGGGGTTACGGTTCCGGTCACAATGTGGGTCTGGGCCGTCTCCCGCCGGACATGAACCTCCCTCCCCTCCACCGACCCCGGGTCGGGGATCGGGGTCTCGGGAACGCCGTCGGCTGCGCTGCGGAAGTAGTGTGCGGCCAGTTCCACCACCCGATCGTGCGCCACGTTGCCGGTGGCGGCGACGACCATGCCTCCCGCGCCATAGCGGCTCCGGTGCAGATCGCGCAGGGAATCTCCCTCGACCGCCGAGACGGTGT
The genomic region above belongs to Gammaproteobacteria bacterium and contains:
- the rodA gene encoding rod shape-determining protein RodA, whose protein sequence is MKALFSRWALDSGLILALLALSAFGVAMIYSTGQLNVPSPVVEGVWIRQLVWFAFGLTAFTVISRISSNWIEWASVPAYVLAVVLLAVTLVVGTGRGTAAGVTSFLQFGGFQFQPAEVAKIATILALSRLMASRLEAPGPGSRRSWQLTDVIGPCALVGLPLVLVLLQPDLGTAMAFVGILMAVLFWSGIPLTYLFLLVSPAIALVVSFNTWLFSAYMVALIGILYLRRSRLYTFEYVAVLVFNLAVGTVARLLWDSLAPYQQNRVLVFLDPGLDPQQAGYHLVQSKVAIGSGGLTGKGFTLGTQKRFNFLPEQHTDFIFAVIGEEFGFMGTLLVLSGFAYVLFRLIRMATGTASHFASFVLFGIFGAWITHVFVNTGMTVGLVPVTGIPLPFISYGGSFLLMCWVAAALAVRVARQN
- the mrdA gene encoding penicillin-binding protein 2, encoding MNQFQVPGPEASQRARIAVVGLIALFAVLTVAFFRLQVLEANTYELRSESNRLRPFPIEAPRGAVFDRSGRVVASSVPGYSLHVFPSSASGVMETTLERLQSYVDLDDARIELLLERARREPYQPLLVDGDADFDLVSTLEEHRAELPNVVVRMDPKRQYQAARAVSHLMGYVGEVTAEELEQELYSEYSSGMTVGKEGVERQYEARLQGKRGLRYSEVDALGRVVSSPFGQVVQAPEPGVDMQLNLDLDLMEWIHHIFPDSMRGAVVALNVEDGGVLALYSAPTFDPNSFVGGIEPDEWASLNSDPDQPLFNRAVVGRYAPGSTWKLAVAAIGLQLGLVEAHEHMSRGCTGAMFVGNRLFRCWNEAGHGSLDLVEAIQHSCNVYFYQLGLRIGLERLLANANQMGFARQCGIDLPRESPGVFPSDLGFWEERFGYRAQETEVLSLAIGQGPNDQTPLGIAQFYLAMARGGQAPAPRILQGEEAGDTWDIGISPEHGEILMEGLRRVFMPGGTAYMSSVEHWALLGKSGTAQNAQDPDRSHAWFAAMAGPRDAPPEIVVVVLVELGESGSIVAAPLAAKSADYFLRKRYGIPTDTIQTLGEHLLTGTPAPWAIW
- a CDS encoding rod shape-determining protein MreC, producing the protein MREYGGAGGNGLRTQFLLAAACLLAGLFFYLIPTGPQQNIASGIRLTLLRPFVDIRSALSAARSMSREADMLRAQVDSLRAWVANNAPAIEENRRLRVLIGLAPLVERSYRAVSVHRPGNLGSQSTVVLDLGHEQGVHGLSPIITADGLAGRVLEAHPSLSIGMDWSHPDFRASVMSEDGELYGIVGPEPATFGEAERLILTGIPYFNVLEDGTLMVTSGRGGVYPRGVPVGRIGGLADVEEGWHRSYWVYPTVHPASVTHALVGIADTAGPGEEADLSRLFPRATSPIPDSARQAGPGGAPGADGRG
- a CDS encoding rod shape-determining protein is translated as MLSSSWFKPRRSLVPVHDIAVDLGTANTLVYVRGEGVVVNEPCVVAVEKTSRKILGIGLDAKRMLGRTPEDIEAIRPLKDGVIADVDITEMMLRHFLKRVTSRRMFRMKPRVVVGVPSGITELERRAVRSSALMAGAKSVYMVVEPVAAAVGMGLPIESPTGNMVIDIGGGTTEIAVICLSGVVANSSIRVGGDKIDHAIEDSMRRHYKLLIGESTAEMIKIQIGSAFDTGEEQEMDVKGRDLVSGMPKMIRIGSSEVREWIQEPIRSIVDAVRRALESTPPELSADIVDRGLLMTGGGAMIQGLDQLITFETNLTVHVDEDPLTCVVRGAGRILEDLHTFRKILTA
- the ald gene encoding alanine dehydrogenase, with protein sequence MLIGVPAERKTHEYRVALVPAGVEALTQAGHQVLIEKDAGLASGFTDDFYQRAGAEVVDSAAELWARAGMILKVKEPLAAEWPDMRAGQIVFTYFHFAASEALTRAVMESGTVAIAYETVATDKGALPLLTPMSEVAGRMAVQEGVRYLTRSSGGSGILIGGVPGVMPGKVLILGGGVVGTQAAKVAAGLGARVSILDTSLPRLRHLADVMPAGVHALYSTRYAVRKQLRDSDLIIGAVLLPGARTPFLVFEEDLATMRPGSVIVDVSVDQGGCVETIRPTTHEAPTYVVDGVIHYGVTNIPGSVPRTSTLALTNATLPYVLELAGGGWRDACRRNPALARGLNVVRGEVVHGAVADAFGLRSTPLSSCL
- a CDS encoding pitrilysin family protein; translated protein: MAVTTLDSGIQVLSESIPGVRSAAVGVWVPQGSAHDGEDVLGASHLLEHMVFRGTQHRSREQIALALESLGGSLDAFTSREHTSFQARVLDEHLPQALDVLADLVLFPTLFDEDLELERRVVLEEISAVEDAPEDFAFELHGQHLWDRHPYGTSILGTRDTVSAVEGDSLRDLHRSRYGAGGMVVAATGNVAHDRVVELAAHYFRSAADGVPETPIPDPGSVEGREVHVRRETAQTHIVTGTVTPPRADRRRYPLVLLAAAMGGGMSSRLFRRIREELGLAYSVYTFQSFYSRAGISGIYAGTRHDGAGQVIDAIREELATLAREGLPREHLVQVKSQVKGQIMLSLESPGARLYRLAGFALHQEPFTTLDELLSRIDRVTEAEVAESAAEFFHPDRQCLLRLGP